One Drosophila kikkawai strain 14028-0561.14 chromosome 3L, DkikHiC1v2, whole genome shotgun sequence genomic window carries:
- the LOC108079728 gene encoding uncharacterized protein: protein MFRLQQSQPDPAEEKKRVAAEVRFNFIVFGTLIAAIRLAPVVLQHLNTA from the exons atGTTCCGCCTGCAACAATCACAGCCAGATCCTGCCGAGGAGAAGAAGCGTGTGGCCGCCGAAGTTCGCTTTAATTTCATCGTTTTTGGCACTCTCATCGCCGCCATCAGATTGG CTCCGGTGGTTCTGCAGCACCTGAATACGGCCTAG